gacagcAGAAATGTGCTCAAACAAAACCAAGACCAACTGAGGATCAGAAGGACAAGTATTAGGTCTCAAGTACAAGACGGGTTCCAGTGAAAAATAGAGAAACAATTTAAGAGCAGGAGAACTCAATACTCGCTCGTCAGAATGCTATGCTGAAAAAGATAAAACAATTTAAACAAATGTtaatttttataataaaaatatttttttttcaaactTAATTTTGCTATGTAAATATAGAACTGTTTGTATTAAAAGTTTAAGAGGAAAAGAAACAAAAAGACATGCTATGGATGTGGTCCAGAACAAATCATGCCAATGAAGAAAGCTTCCACTATGAATATATGCAGTTCATTAAAGCTTAAATAACCACAAGAGAAATAAAAAAATCTAAGCACTTTCGTATTAATAAATGGAGCTCAGATTGTTCCTTTTTTTGTGGAGCTACTTATATACAACTGAATCATAtgtttttgtgattattcttgcatATATGGATGTGTATGTTATATATACTTGGTATATATAACATGAGAAGGTATGCTTTCCTAACAGTGGTTGAATAGTGCACAAAGTGCCAACATGTGATTTACTTAATAAGCTGTAAACAAATGTGGGTTATAAAAACTAACTGCATGACATCTTATTCCATTAACATTTCACACATTATTACTACCATCTTCGTTGCTAAAGATATTTAGTTAAACGTTCAATTAAAATTTCTTTGAAAGAGCCAATATGCATGTTAACACCATGCTGAGAAAGAAGTCTTAACACAGAAAGTATGTTCTTTCTTAAGTCAAATATATGAAATCTGAGCAAAGTATGACAGCATTTAAATTGTATAACAAATGATATACAAAGTTATAAAAATTAGTATCTGAAGGcttataatatgtatgtatgcagATAAACCACACGTGAAAAATATATAATTCTAAACGCATCTTTggctcaattcgccttcatcagagcatttTAGAATAAAGATTCTAAAATTTTAGATTCTAAAATGCTCTGATGAAGGCAAACTGAGCCAAAAACGCATTTAGCATTCTTTATTTTTaacatgtggtttttccgcatacttggatcagtgtttttgtgattgtTGTTGCATattaatacatacacacacacacacacacacacacacacacacacacacacacacacacacacacacacacacacacacacacacacacacacacacacagtatatgcaAACAaatttgaatggtccccaagccaatattcaactgaaaactccacaccccagaaggatttgaacccagacagccaggagcactatgcaactggcatACCCGGTACCTTAATCACTCGAccaaccgtgactgtacaaaagacattggtagccgaggctatatccccaacgtTCCAACAGCACTtgatggtaagcttgggcatacttATTTCATCGAATCGCCTcgctttgtgttgctcacgtggccccacaaagtgaggtgattcgataaaaTAACTATGCTCAAGCTTACCACCATGTGCTGTCGGAACCTTGGGGACATAGCCTCGACTACCAATGTTTTTTTGTACAGTCacagttggtcgagtggttaaggtaccgggTATGCCAGATgattagtgctcctggctgtctgggtttgaaTCCTCCTGGGGTGTggatttttcagtttatatatatatatatatatatatatatatatatatatatatattatatatatatatatatatatatatatataaatatatataaatatatatatatatatacatatatatatacatatatacatatatatatacatatatacatatatatatacatatatacatatatatatacatatatacatacatatatacatatatacatatatatatacatatatacatatatatatacatatatatatatatatatatatatatatatatacatatatatatatatatatatatatatatatatatatatatatatatatatatatatatatatatatatatatatacatacatatatatatatatacatacatatatatatatatatacatacatatatatatatatatatatacatacatatatatatatatatacacacatatatatatatatatatatatatatatatatatatatatatatatatatatatatatatataatacagtatatatatatatatgcagtggaacctcgagtgacgagcggCTCCAGTTACGAGGATTTCGAGTAATGAACAAGCAACTCGCAGAGAATATGTCTCAATTGACGAGCTTTCGCTCGATTAACGAAcgttcccgctggttctcggacacctccCTCCGATGACAGTTTTGTTGTTATTTcacaagacgagttttccacacaacgagctcggtgccggaacacATTAAACTTGTTAATCGAGGCGCcacgatatatatattatatatattacatattcaTATAAAAGAGCTTTTTCAATGGGGGCAAAATGTGCGACATGTCTAATCATGCACAAGGAATACAGTATAGGATATGTTAAGAGGGTAACCACTTCCACATGAAACAATGCCTGAACACCTAAGGGTTCAGTGCATGGCAGCCAAGACCTTAACTGGAGATTCTGAGTGGGACGGGAGTGtcaaatgaaatttaataatGATGGTCtaattggtaaaaaaaaaattatacaatgtatatatatatatatatatatatatatatatatatatatatatatatatatatatatatattatatatatatatatatatatatatatatatatatatatatatatatatatattatatatatatatatacacacacacacacacacacacacaaattgcaCATTATCGTTACATTTCCTTTTGAATACTTAACAAAATTTCAGTCTTATCCTAGTTATTCCTTAACAGGTTTTATAAAAGTGGAGTGTGAAGTACACAGTACTAATAAAGACAAAAAAGGCCAACTACAAGTTTGGCAAATAAAGAAAACTAAATTCTAGAATTAGCATGAATATGCATGCTATttgaatataattttatatatttaaatatttatattatacagtatataataatatatatatatatatatatatatatatatatatatatatatatatatatatatatatatatatatattagatatatatatatatatagatatatatatatagatatatatatatatatatagatatatatatatatatatatatatatatatatatatatatatatatatatatatagatatatatattagatatatatatatagatatatatatagatatatatatagatatatagatagatatatatatagatatatatatatatatatatatatatatatatagatatatatatatatagatatatatatatatatatatatatatatatatatatatatatatatagatatatatatagatatatatatagatatatatatagatatatatatatatatatatagatatatatagatatatatagatatatatatagatatatatagatatatatatagatatatatatagatatatatatagatatatagatatatatatagatatatatatatagatatatatatatagattatatatatatatatatatagatatatatatagatatatatatagatatatatatagatatatatatagatatatatatagatatatatatagatatatatatagatatatatatagatatatatatatatatatatatatatatatatatatatatatataacatttcaaaacaatacctccaataaccaACCAATAATTAGCAGCATGGCCTCCACTTCAGTGTTTCATGTTTAACTCCTATAATATCACTGTCTattcatgtaaaaataaaaaatttagcTCATAATTGCATTCACTACTTCATGACTAAGTTCAGCAGGCTGGTGCGAGGAGAAGATTTATTCCTGTTTGCAATGTAAGCTTTATTAACAACCACATTAGTGCTTAAACCAATCACAGTCAACAAAGTCTATTACAAACCTCCtctcccagcacccccccccacccaccctttttcccatttttttttaataaaatgcaCTACATAACTATGATTACGAAGTTATTCAAAATTTATACTTGAATTAACCTCAAGAATAATCACAAGTGTGAGAAACACAGCCACTCTGTGTTAAAGCTAAAGTTGGATCACTGGTACTGACGGTGCCCAAGCAGCTTCTCAGTGAAAATTggggagaagaaaaaataaaataaaaaaaatcttcaCTAACATTGAGAACTAATAAGGACACTCGAAGAAGTCACATCTGTCAATTTCGATAAGATACCCAATGATAAGAACATAAAATACAGGATTTCTTAACATATTACTGACACGAATATTGCAAGACAACCAGTAACAGTAcaaaattaacagaaatttgtTGCACAATAATACCATTTGTTATATCATTAACAACTTTTGAAACAAGATCTTACTTGGTAATACAAAGTTTCTTTATCACTACAAGTCGTTTCACATTTTATACAAAAATCCTGAATGTTGGAGTATCACAAGTAATGTGAAATTGTTCACATTAAAGTTCAAACCAATCATGGGGTCAATTTGTAAACTGTGTATTAAATAGAATACTGTACTATATAGTACCAATGCACTAATTCATTTTCCAATTGTAATGTAAGTCCTTCAAAATACCAGGCATATCACAATTGGTCAAAATAGAAAGTTCCTGTACTGCCTTACAAATTAAAAAATCTGTACTATGTATAAAAACTAGTGAAAAATAAATCTGTTCAATAGAGTAGCAGTATATAACTATGTACGTAGTCTTGTTCGACATTGCTCGAGTCAAGATGAAGAAGATTAAAATACTTTGCCCAACATGTCATCATCACCTGCAGAGCACAGGAAAAGtacaaggaaggaggaggagccgtGTGCGCGCTTCCAAATGGTGAGGCAGCAAAGAAGCATCAATCAAATTTACACCAAAAGAAAATACGAGTAGTCTCCTGGGGTAAGTTGATTTTGTCTTTGCTACCTTACTGAAAGTTTTCTTATTGAAGCAAAGAAAATATCATGTAGTAGAAAGATAGAAAATGAAGTGTCCCTAACTAGCACTTTAAAAGTGACTAATAAGTGTTTGAAACACACTGATAAAAGGATATttgtgaatttataattataatttacaaaATAAATGGCAGGTAAGGTACACCATAGCATATAAGcttatatatgtggcatccaacaaCATTGGTGCCCTTAACTGTGCAACATTAACTCTTGAGGCATGGTCTGGGGCCACCACTACTGCTGACACTTGGTTCAGCACACTGCTGTTTGGCATCAATCACATGCGTCACATCACAGACTGGGGTACAGGCACTTGACTGTGGCTCAGAGCCACCTCTCTCCTTCGCACTTAACACCAAATTcccacccactgtaccacaggggGCAAAACATCCACTGCTTTGAGACCGAGCAACCACAACTGTACTACTGACGGGTATTGTTATTCCAGCAGTGTTGCAAATAGATATGGATGTATCTAATGTACTGCTGGAGGAGACCACTGCACCACCTGTATTAACAACAGGTATGGTAGTACCTGCTGTACTGCCAGGGGCTATGGTAATACCTGCTGTACTGCCAGGGGTTATGGTAGTACCTGCTGTACTGCCAGGGGCTATGGTAGTACCTGCTGTACTGCCAGGGGTTATGGTAGTACCTGCTGTACTGCCAGGGGCTATGGTACTACCTGTTGTACTGCCAGGGGCTATGGTAGTACCTGCCATACTGCCAGGGGCTATGGTAGTACCTGCTGTACTGCCAGGGGCTATGGTAGTACCTGCCGTACCGCCAGGGGCTATGGTAGTACCTGCCGTACTGTCAGGGGCTATGGTAGTACCTGCCGTACTGCCAGGGGCTATGGTAGTACCTGCTGTACTGCCAGGGGCTATGGTAGTACCTGCTGTACTGCCAGGGGCTATGGTAGTATCTGCTGTACTGCCAGGGGTTATAGCAGTATCTGTTGTACTGCCGGGAGTTATAGTAGTACCTGCTGTACTGCCAGGGGCAATGGTAGTACCCGCTGTACTGCCAGGGACAATGGTAGTACCTGCTGTACTGCCAGGGGCTATGATAGTACCTACTGTACTGCCAGGGACAATGGTAGTACCCGCTGTACTGCCAGGGGTTATAGTAGTACCTGCTGTACTGCCAGGGACAATGGTAGTACCCGCTGTACTGCTTACAGGTGCAGTTGCAATAGCTTTACTGCTTGGGGATACTGTCATAATTTCCTTATTACTTACTGGCAAAGTTTTATCAGATGAGCTGCTCAAAGTTCCAACAGTACTTTTACTGGGTGCAGATGCAACTACCATACAAGTTGCAGATACAGCAGTAGTTACCGTGTCATTTTGGGGTACAGATATACTTCCCGTACTACTTATGGGTACAGTTGTACTTCCTATAGTGCTTGAGCATACAGCTAAACTTGCTGTAAAACTCTGGGGTGCAATAGTACTTGCTGTACTAGTGTGGGGTACAGTAGTTCTTGCTGTACTAGTATGGGGTACAGTAGTGCTTGCTGTACTAAAGGGTATAGTAGTACTTGTACTACTTTGTGGTACAGTTGCACTTGCTGTACTACAATCGGGTATAGTTGTGCTTGCTGTGCTACTTTGAGGTACAGTTGTATTCATTGTACTACTCTGGTGTATAGTTGTATTTGCTGTACTACTATTGGGGACTGTTGTATGTTTTGGACTGCTGGAGAGTATAGGCAAACTTCCCATACTACTTAAGGATAAGGGTGCACTTGATATACTGCTTAGGGGTACTGATGTGTTCACAACATCTCCATTCAGTGCAGACATAGTTAATGTACTGCTTAGAGGTACATAAGAGGTACTGACTAATGGTGTAACAGATGTGCACATCATAGGTACAGTTGTACAAGCAGTACTATTCTGTACACCCATAACACTGGTAACAGATGGAGACTTTGTTACTAATGTTGCTGTGGTCATAGGCATGGTCACAGCAGCCGTAGTGAAACTGGTAGGCATAGTCAAAACACTGCCCCCGCTGCTGCTTGAAGGAATGGGAGAAAATGCTAGAGTTTCTGTGGGCATTGTTAATACAGCTGGATCTCTATAAGGTATACATGCAAAACCTGTCCTGTTGTTAGTTGATGCAGATACAAGTGATGCACTGCTCCTGGGTGTGCTCCCCGCAGTTACATTAATATAAGATGCTGACTGTGGGGCCTGTGTAGTATTTAAAGACTGTGAGATAGATTGTAAAGTGCTTGGTGGTAAATTCATTGAAAGTGCAGTGTTACTTGGATAGAAGGCTTGGGGAATTGACACAGGACAGGTAGGTATAGAGGGAGCAGAACTGTTGTAAGTTAAAACTGGTAATGAAGTAGATACATTAcccaaggaaatagggagtgcaGCTGATGAATTGCACAATGAAAATGACATACACGTAGTTGCAGCTGACACTTCAGGAGAGACTAACGTATTAGTTAGAGGTAATGACAGAGAATTTACAATACTGTTTTGGTACAGCGGAGGGATATTTGAGGAAACCGAAACATGTGTTCCATGAGGAAAATGTAATTTATTCCCAGAAGCACTAGTTACGGAAGTATTCAACCCACTTGTTAAAATAGATGAACTGACCGGGGAAATCGGATACAACGAGgatgatacaacagagctaggtaaTGAATTGGAAAGTCCACCTAGAAGACCAGATATTATGCTATCAACGTTTTTAGCTTTGTCCTTGGTACTGTTAGCTATTCTTAATTCTGGCTGTTGAGATATCCCCTGGTGTCTAGACAGAGGTGAATTCGATTGGGAAACCCTATTAACATGTGTCTGCATTACTGCACCCTGGGCAGAGCACAAAGATCTGGGAGATTGTGGAGTATGTGGTCTGTTGGGCTTCGGAGACTGAGGAGGATGAGGCATACTGGATTGTGAGCTCGTGGGGGTTACTACTTGCATGAGACAGGCCCCAGGGTGATTACTAATCATAGCTCTTGGAGACTGAGGCACATGAGGCTTAGATGAATTCAGGGAATTACAAGCATTTTTGGGGGACATTAAAGTGTGTGAGAGTGATGTTTGTACACATGCATTTTGTTTGTATGATGAATTTTGTGGACAGACAGAAGTAGAGTTTGGGACTATCAATGACTCTGGAACTAAGTGGGTTGATGAAGACATTTGTTGGGACCCAAACTGAAATTTCTCTGACTGGCCAGATACTGTTATGCACTGGGGCTGGGTAACTAGCAAACTAGTATTATTTAATCTATGAGACTGACTAATTGCTGGCTGAAGATTTGAAAGTTGTCTTGGAGACTGAGTTTGCGGTCTTGTAGTCTGTACTGAAGATAATGATTTGGGAGACTGAGGTGTAAGTGGCCTTGAAGACTGATTTGTGATAGACTGTCTAGGAGACTGAGCTGGATATGGCCTCGGAGACTGAGTTGATGTTGGAGTCCTAGGAGATGGAGGAGTCATTGGTCTTGGAGACATTGTCTGAGCAGGAACCTGAGATACCAGAGGTACCATAGGAAGGAGGCTTGATTGCAAAGGTAGTTCTGGCATCATCTTTGCCCCTCCAATGTTCCGTGGGCTAAGAGGGGACCGAGGTGGGAGACATGCAGGGAATGTTGGGATAAATGAAGCAGAATGATGTGGAGGTATAAGGCCAATAGtctctgctccttgatacaaataaGGGTATGCTGGGTAGGCCAGGGAGGGATTAGTGTAGTAAGGCAATGGAAGAGTACCAATAGCCCCTGGAAAAGATACCCCACAGGAAGGAATTATACTAACGCCAACTGCTGGTGAACCTAGAgtaagatgctgttgtggttgtAGGCCAGTATTAGCAGCGGTCAGGGCATTAACTGTTTCTGCTTTAACTTGAGTGAAACCAGTAGTCATTCCTGTTGAAACAGCCATTTTCAGATGATTCATGAGATTGCTGCTGGCAACAAAGCTTGCCATGCTGTTTCCAACTAAACCAACTGTTCCACCACTGGCTTTATTTTCTGCCTTAGAAATACTTAACCCACTAACTTCAGCTTTGGAACTACTACCTGTTGTATGAGCACTTGATAGTTTTCCACTTCTATTACTGGTACTACTATTGTTGTTTGAAGACCTCCCATTCTTGGTAGATTTATGTTGTAGAGTATTTTTGTCTTGCAAAGTTTTAGTATTACCAATGACTTTTGAACTTGTATTTGTACTTTCCTTTAACCCACTTGTTATTGATGCAGGCAATGTGAGAGCAGCTTTGGTATTGGTAACTATTGTGTCTTCAACTTTTGATACAGCAGCATGAGCCTCAGGAGCTAATGATCCTGTATGAACACTATTGGGGAGTTTCTGGTCAACAGGCTGTGAAGTTAATGAAGTTTGAGTCTTTGTTTCTGCTGCTGTAGACTGTACGGAAGACACAGAGGAAATTGAACTCGAGACTGTAGTTGGAGGATTTGCATCATTATTAACTGGCACAGATACAGGACCCAACGTTTTGGGGTCAAGTTTTAAAACTACACCACGCTTTTGGGATCCATTACTATCAACCATATGCGAGTACATTGGTTTCACACCTGCAGATGGATTTCCTAAAAATCGAGGAGCATTGCGAGCTTTAAAAAATTTGTTTGTCCGAGGGGGCTCTTTGTTGCCCTTGCCGATTGATGATTTACCAGCTACCAAAGCTAGCTGTTCTCTGGATATTGTAGGGTTCCAACTTTTAGGGGGAGTTTTCAAGGTTTTGTAACCATAAGACTGTGAAGACTTCCTGCATCCACTGCCAGGTGATGATTTCATTGCTAATTCTTGTTTGGCATCCTTCTTTGAATTTAACCCATTGTTAGGCTTTTGTTCTTTACTTTTATGATCCTCTCCTTGAGAAACTTTAGATGTACCAACTTTAAGATGTGGCTTATTTAGGTTAGCCATACTTGCTGCAGTAAGGCTTGCTGGAATATGACTGGACCGAGAATCTTTAGTGTTACTGTCTTTCAATTCCTTATTATTCTGTAACTCTCCCTGCGGCTTCATATCAAGCTCTTTCTCCACAGGTTCATCTTTACAGTAAGTTATGGGTTTATTATTGCATGAAGTATCAGGACAAGATTCAACATTATAATTAACATTTGGCTTTACTACTTTTGTTTCCTTCAAATTAGCACTTTCAGATTTTTGGGTAACTAAGGAAGCAGTCTTTGTATTTgacaatttcatcttttccacctTTTGAAGTGGTCGATCTTTATTTATCTTTGTATCTCCTTTGCTTCGTATAACTTCACCTATTCTATCTTTAGTTTTAGATTTCTTTGTACCATTACCTGCTTCAAAGGGATTCCTCTCTGCAAGTTTTTCCATAACTTTAGGTGGAAAGTCTTCACAAAGAGACCCACTTTCTATTTTTGACAAAAGTTCACAAGCTTCCGATTCAATGGAGTTGAGCACCCCCTCCAGAGTCGTGTCCCGtccacacacactcatcaccccTGACTCGCTTATTTTGAGCTGCACCTCTTTCCCTTCATCTTCCTCACTTCCTCTGACCCCTTCGCTCTTTGAACTGACATCTGCAGGCACTTGAGAATTCTCCTTTGTTACTTCGGAGTCTTTCAGAGGTCCTGTTGAATTCCATTCGTTTACAGCACTTGCTACCCCATCACCTATGTGTCTATGTACATCAGTGTTACACAAAACAGGAATATTTGTATTACTAGGAATGCAACTCCCAGTCATTGGAACGCAACCACCACTTGGGATTATTGCACAGGGAACACCAGCAGGGCTCATATACCCCAGCTCTCCGGGCATGAATGCAACCCCAACGTTCACACCATTGCTTGGTGTTGTGTAAGCTCCAGAGTATGTCACAATGGTGTCCACTACACTAGATCCACTTATAGCACTTTCGATGTTCATAACACTATCACTAACAGTACCCTGTGCTAATTTAGAATGTGACTCACATTTCACCATTACTTGGGAATCCTTTGCACAAGGTTCAATAATTTCCTCAACTGTATCACTTGGTTTAGCAGCTAACACACTTTTATCTCCAGTTTCTTTAAACTCTGGCACCTCAAAAGATTTCCCTGTCACTGCAGTTTTATCTTTTAAGGTTTCAATCACAGATGTTTCTGCAGCTGATTCCTCCTTTACTGGAGAATCAGAGCCTAAAGCTCCAAAAGCCTGTAAAAGAGGAGCACTGCTGTAGTCAGACAGGCTGTTTGTTGAGTATGAGGACCCATACACAGTATTGGTAACCTCACTACCAACACTTGGTTCCAGTTTTGGCATTTCTTCAGAGGAGCTGAGAGCTTCAGAACTGTAGCTGTCTGGATCTAGCTTGATCTTTTTACTTGCTCTTTCGTATATTTGGTAAAACAGCTGTAATGGCTCAGTCTGAAATAAAAGCATAGGGTTAGAGAAGTGAAAAATTTGCATTTCTAAGTTCAGCATACAACAGAACTCCAATTATTCAAATTGGCTTCATCAAAGAGTGCACAGTAACTGATGAAGAAAACAAATTAGATAATATAGACGATAGTATATATACAAATTAGATAATATAGACGATAGTAAATATACAAATTAGATAATATAGACGATAGTATAGTATACACAAGCCCTTCTGATAACTGGGATATTATCCTGATATTAAGGGTTTAAGTACATGTAATATTACAAATATCTCAAGGTCCTTtggatattttaatttttttactgaACAGATATTTGGGGTCCGAACAGTAATGTGTGGGGGTGATAAACACTGAAATATTTACaacacattaacccttaaactgctctaCACAGATGAGTGTATCTTTGACGtaaaggctgaccccaccctgaagcctatgttttctatcacatctgaaaaggttGAATTCTGGAATCCATATCTCACTGTCAtaatagtcctttgtgtgagtttctgtTAAAGTTGCAAACATTGCATTTGCCTCATTTAGGAGACCAGTTATAAAGTGTATTTGGTTAATATTATGTGTTTTGATACCTTGCATGTTGGCAAATATCAAAGATGTTATCATATTTATGGAAGTGCTGAGTATTTTGCTTGGTGTTAATAACACTTTCACCCGGTAACGACACAGCATTGCGTCGTTTTTTTAATTGGAGCATTCCCGgtaatgacgcagcattgcgtagtTGTCGGCGGCAAATTGGCGGCGGCTTCGGGAGGGGCGCACAGCGGTTTTgaatattatatgcatatactcttgtagggaatttcattgtgaatacattgataccaaaatgaaagacctaggaccaaaattgaggtaacaaagttgaaaactgTATACCCATTTTATCAGCGCTCACTGGAATCATGCtccgtcactttctctgtttgctgtgggtggtacgccTGGCTTTTGGACTTCATATTTGCATATacccctgtagagaattctattgcaaacacaatgttaccaaaattaaagacctaggacgagaattgagatgtccaaagtgaagagagtgta
This genomic stretch from Procambarus clarkii isolate CNS0578487 chromosome 22, FALCON_Pclarkii_2.0, whole genome shotgun sequence harbors:
- the LOC123758399 gene encoding mucin-22 isoform X2, with the protein product MCKRREFYSCHPETSPATPEDGGSDVGRWYILPDDPVSLALHPAPAASTHRCYNSHLMPATSVNCCLNVNSQAVRGDEYTNQIKKNPLGGRVRYLQCPAGVSVAQLKRLLRAKFGVGPSHPLAILTSSSDDPLHETLTLVDVAYITAWQRTEPLQLFYQIYERASKKIKLDPDSYSSEALSSSEEMPKLEPSVGSEVTNTVYGSSYSTNSLSDYSSAPLLQAFGALGSDSPVKEESAAETSVIETLKDKTAVTGKSFEVPEFKETGDKSVLAAKPSDTVEEIIEPCAKDSQVMVKCESHSKLAQGTVSDSVMNIESAISGSSVVDTIVTYSGAYTTPSNGVNVGVAFMPGELGYMSPAGVPCAIIPSGGCVPMTGSCIPSNTNIPVLCNTDVHRHIGDGVASAVNEWNSTGPLKDSEVTKENSQVPADVSSKSEGVRGSEEDEGKEVQLKISESGVMSVCGRDTTLEGVLNSIESEACELLSKIESGSLCEDFPPKVMEKLAERNPFEAGNGTKKSKTKDRIGEVIRSKGDTKINKDRPLQKVEKMKLSNTKTASLVTQKSESANLKETKVVKPNVNYNVESCPDTSCNNKPITYCKDEPVEKELDMKPQGELQNNKELKDSNTKDSRSSHIPASLTAASMANLNKPHLKVGTSKVSQGEDHKSKEQKPNNGLNSKKDAKQELAMKSSPGSGCRKSSQSYGYKTLKTPPKSWNPTISREQLALVAGKSSIGKGNKEPPRTNKFFKARNAPRFLGNPSAGVKPMYSHMVDSNGSQKRGVVLKLDPKTLGPVSVPVNNDANPPTTVSSSISSVSSVQSTAAETKTQTSLTSQPVDQKLPNSVHTGSLAPEAHAAVSKVEDTIVTNTKAALTLPASITSGLKESTNTSSKVIGNTKTLQDKNTLQHKSTKNGRSSNNNSSTSNRSGKLSSAHTTGSSSKAEVSGLSISKAENKASGGTVGLVGNSMASFVASSNLMNHLKMAVSTGMTTGFTQVKAETVNALTAANTGLQPQQHLTLGSPAVGVSIIPSCGVSFPGAIGTLPLPYYTNPSLAYPAYPYLYQGAETIGLIPPHHSASFIPTFPACLPPRSPLSPRNIGGAKMMPELPLQSSLLPMVPLVSQVPAQTMSPRPMTPPSPRTPTSTQSPRPYPAQSPRQSITNQSSRPLTPQSPKSLSSVQTTRPQTQSPRQLSNLQPAISQSHRLNNTSLLVTQPQCITVSGQSEKFQFGSQQMSSSTHLVPESLIVPNSTSVCPQNSSYKQNACVQTSLSHTLMSPKNACNSLNSSKPHVPQSPRAMISNHPGACLMQVVTPTSSQSSMPHPPQSPKPNRPHTPQSPRSLCSAQGAVMQTHVNRVSQSNSPLSRHQGISQQPELRIANSTKDKAKNVDSIISGLLGGLSNSLPSSVVSSSLYPISPVSSSILTSGLNTSVTSASGNKLHFPHGTHVSVSSNIPPLYQNSIVNSLSLPLTNTLVSPEVSAATTCMSFSLCNSSAALPISLGNVSTSLPVLTYNSSAPSIPTCPVSIPQAFYPSNTALSMNLPPSTLQSISQSLNTTQAPQSASYINVTAGSTPRSSASLVSASTNNRTGFACIPYRDPAVLTMPTETLAFSPIPSSSSGGSVLTMPTSFTTAAVTMPMTTATLVTKSPSVTSVMGVQNSTACTTVPMMCTSVTPLVSTSYVPLSSTLTMSALNGDVVNTSVPLSSISSAPLSLSSMGSLPILSSSPKHTTVPNSSTANTTIHQSSTMNTTVPQSSTASTTIPDCSTASATVPQSSTSTTIPFSTASTTVPHTSTARTTVPHTSTASTIAPQSFTASLAVCSSTIGSTTVPISSTGSISVPQNDTVTTAVSATCMVVASAPSKSTVGTLSSSSDKTLPVSNKEIMTVSPSSKAIATAPVSSTAGTTIVPGSTAGTTITPGSTAGTTIVPGSTVGTIIAPGSTAGTTIVPGSTAGTTIAPGSTAGTTITPGSTTDTAITPGSTADTTIAPGSTAGTTIAPGSTAGTTIAPGSTAGTTIAPDSTAGTTIAPGGTAGTTIAPGSTAGTTIAPGSMAGTTIAPGSTTGSTIAPGSTAGTTITPGSTAGTTIAPGSTAGTTITPGSTAGITIAPGSTAGTTIPVVNTGGAVVSSSSTLDTSISICNTAGITIPVSSTVVVARSQSSGCFAPCGTVGGNLVLSAKERGGSEPQSSACTPVCDVTHVIDAKQQCAEPSVSSSGGPRPCLKS